A region of the Candidatus Angelobacter sp. genome:
GGTCTGTGTCGTCGGCGCCGTGACCCGGCTGTCCCGCGAAGAATCCGGGGCCTACTTCAAGAGCCGCCCGCGCGGCGCCCAACTGGCTGCCTGGGCTTCGGATCAACATGGCGCCGTGCCGGACCGCGCCACTTTGGAGCGACAATTCCGCGAGTGCGCGGCGAAATTTCCGGGCGACGACGTCCCACTCCCGCCGTATTGGGGAGGTTACGTGCTCGCGCCGGACGAAATCCAGTTCTGGCAGGGCCGGCCAAACCGTCTCCATGATCGCTTCCGCTATTTGAAGCAGAGCGGCGGCCCATGGCGGATCGATCGCCTGGCGCCCTGAACCGCGTTTCACATTCCGCGCTTCGACCCTTTCGGCGTACTCAGTGCATCTCCACGTCGCACGCGCCGATGCCGCCGCGATAGAAATTAAACTGCACGTTCGGATGGTCTGCCAGCAGCGACATCGGCACTGACGAATCCGCAATCCGCTGCGAAATCATAAAAGTCGTCAGCCGTTGGCCGAACGGATTGTCATGTTTGCCCGCGTGCCAGATGGAAACCTTCTCCGCCTTCCAGGTCTCGACCGGACCGACGCTGATGGCCCGGGTCGGAACAAGTGAAATATTTCCGCCGCCCGACGTGCGTGCGTTTTGCGCGATGGTCAGCGGATGAAGGTCAACAACCCGCGTCGCCAGCCTGCGATATTCGGCGGGCGACGGCGGCTGGTTTTTGTATTTGCCCCGGCGCGGCAGCGGATCGTTGAACGCCCAATGCTTCACGTCCCCCTGCCCTCCCTGCATGACCGCGCAGCGCACGTCCGCTTCCCAGCTTTGGCGGTAGGCCCTCGTGTCAGCCTTGGGGAAATGCAGATTCGCGTCCGGCATCCGCAGTTCTTTGCGAATGCGGCCAAAGCAGAGTTCACGATCTGCGCGCTCAAAGGAGAGCGGATGCGTGACGGACACCTCCCTGCCGTCGTGAAACCACTCGTCCATTCCCCAGAAATGCGCCGACCGGATATTCAAACCCAGTTCGTTCACCAGTCGCGCCACGAGCGGCAATTGTTCCGTCGGCCCAATCGGCCCGCATATCCCGACCGGATTGTCTTCGGTTGACCGCTTCCACGCGCCGATGTATTCGAGCGCTTCGGCGAGATAGAATTCCTCCAACGTGTCGTAGAAGACGACTTTGAAGCCGGGCCGCGACAGCCTGAGCATTCTTTCTGGTGTCAGTCGCGCGGCCGCCTGGACCAGCTCGTCGTCGAGCGTCGTGTAATCCCACCAATCCGGAGCGATGGAACTGAGTTTGCGGCCGATAAATGCCATTCGTAGAATTGTTAGTGGCGCGGAATGATAAGATAGTTCTAAGGCATGGCCAGCCGTTTTTCCGGCGGCAGGTTGCGCTCACAGATTCGGACTGCGGGATTCAATTGTGCAACGGGCACCTTCGACCGCATCTCCTGGATACTTGCGATTCAATCTTTTGCTGAAATACGACCAGGCCCACACTTGAATGAACAGCAGAGGTAACACGAGCACGTTGGGACCTCCCGAGCCGGAGTGCTCGTAAATCCACTGAAAGCTAATTGCAAGAACGAACAGAGCGATTACCTGAACAAGCTTCTTGCGCAGACTGGCACGACTTGTCAAGAGGCGCAGCGCTGCCGTCGCGGATAGCGCGGTGGCAGGTCCAAAAAAGAGAACGAACGACATGACGACTGCTCCCTCCCCGAAACGATAATCCAGAAACCCCGTCCAGAAGAGCAAGCCAGATAAGCTGAACCCGAAAATGGCCGCTGGCACGACGGCAAACCTCGATTGCCAGCCAGGCTCGGACTTCAACAGCGATGTTGCGATCAAGGACGCGCCCAATCCGCCGCTACAGCCCAAGGTCATCAGTATCCAATTCAATAAATGGCTTAGAACCTCGGAAGGGTTGCCTCCGAAGTTTAACGGGTGGTCTTTCCCGAAGAGTGAATAAGCCCACCGCACACCCGATTGGCTACTGAACCAAAGCAACGGCACGGTAGCAATCAACATCGGTGTTGCCGACAATCCAATTGCCGATGCCCACTTTCTTGTTTCGATTCTGCCGCTCATTCCTTGGAATCAGCGCAAGCTATGCGTGTACGTCGTATCCAATAAACGAATTTTCCCCAGCTGTTGAACCAGCGGGTTCGCCTCTCTGGTACTGAACCCCAGATGCGAATGTCGCCGCCAACCCTCCGCGTGTTTGAAGCGCTTCGACATCCTGCCGACCGCCAGCGACATTTCATCCATCGCCTTCAAGTACGAGTCCATGCCCTGACTCACGTCGAGCCATTCCTTTTGGCTTCGATGACACGCAAGCGCGGCGCGTTTCATCGTATGAACAGCACTCGTGTTCACAAACATCTGCGGGACGACTCGCCGCCGCATTCCATCGCGCAGTCCGTGCGGCATCGCGTGGTAAACGACGACCTCGCCTTCAAAATGTTTTCGGGCCGGCACCGTTTTGAAGTTCGGCATCCCGCGCGCGAATGCGGCCGTCACCGCCAGCCGGCACGTGTTCGTGTGATCTTCCATGTAATCCTGCGGCGAATGCGTCAGGACAACCGCCGGTTTCACTGCCCGAACAATCGCGGCGAGACGGCGCAACAGGGCGACCTCGTAAACAATCTCCAAATCATCGCACAACGGCGGGTGCCACTGCGCGCCGAGCAGCTTCGCCGCTTCTCGAGCTTCGCGCCGCCGGACGCCGCGCGTCTTTGCTGAATTCCATTTCACGCTGCCGCAGTTGCCGCTCGCAATGTTCAGGTAATGAATCTCCCAGCCGGCGCGTTTGAGCAGCAACAGCGTTCCCGCCATGTAAAACTCGATGTCATCGGGGTGCGCACCAATGGCGATGGCGGATTTCATTTTCTCGGCCACAGATTAACACGGATTAGAGGACAAGGTGTTTGAAATTCAACTTTTCCGCGCCCGAACGCGCCGCGGTCGGTGCTGCGCACACAGCCGTGCCCCGCAAGTAATTTTCAGTTTGTATTTCATCCGCGGCTACAGCCTCGCCGGTTTTCCTGTGGCCGCTGACTTGTCCGCCGCGAAGATGATTTTATGGCTGACGAGCGCGTCGGCCAGACTCGTGAGCGGCATTTCCCTGCCCGCCCCCAGCGCGTCGAAGAAGGCCTGAAACTGCGTCTGATAGGGGTGATCGGAGACATCGCCCGAATCGAGCATCCTCATCGAAAGCTCGCTCCACTTGTTCTTGTTCAGCCCGCCAAGCTTCATCGAATGAAATTTGTTGTCGAGCAGGCTGCCTTCGCTGCCGACCAGGTGCGTGTGGAAATAATAAGGTTGCAGACAATCCACCACCGCCGCGCATTTGCCCACCGCGCCGTTCTTGAACCTCAGTATCGTCACGCTGGTCGTGGTGTATTCGTAGGGCGCGAAAATCCTGCTCCCCGATTTTGTGTCGTAACTGCTCACCTCCACCACATCACTGCCCATGCAGAGCAACAGGGCGTCGAGCGCGTGGCAACCGGCCGTGAGCAGCGCGCTGCCGCCGGCGTCCTTGCGCGTGTTCCAGCGAAACTGCCCGTACCACGGGCCGATGCCGTGATAATAATCCACCTCGCCGTAATGCAGCTTTCCGAGCAGGCCGCGATCTATGACCGCCTTCGTCGCGAGAAACTGGCTGGAATAACGGCACTCGAAACAAACGCACGTCTTGACTCCGGCCTTCTTCACCGCCGCCGCCATTGCCTGGCAATCCTTCCACGACAACGCGAGCGGTTTTTCGACGATGATATGTTTACCGGCCCTGGCCGCTGCGATGACATGCGCCGCGTGCTGCTGCGGATAACTGCAAACCGACACGGCATGAATGCTTTCGTCCGCGAGCATGGCGTCCAGGTCATCGTAAGCCGTGACTTGACCGCCCCACTTCGCGCTCAGGTCGGATGAGTCGAGCGCGCGCGACGAATAGATGGCCGTGACCTGCGCCTGTTGGGTCGCGCTGATGGCGGCGATGTGGGCCGTGGCGACCCAGCCGTAACCGATGATGCCGACGTTGTATTTCTTCATGGGAATTTATTGCGCGCAATGGCAGCCTGTCGCCAGTCCATTGTCAAAGGGAAAGAATCAAACGACGGTCACGAGCTTGTTGCGCCCAAGCCATGCCAGTTCGCGACGAGAAACAAAGAGCTGGAAGCGATGGCCGCGGTCAGTTGAAGGGCCGCGGCGCGGCTTTTTTTCCTCTTCTGCCTACGACAGCGACCGGAGCGTCTCCCCACACCGGGATGTCGCTCTCGCCGAATCCAAAACCTTTCGAAGCCTCCCCGACAAATATTCCACCGCCCGGTCGCCCGATTCAAAACATCCCGGAAGTTTTCACACAGCCTCGCGATTTGTTAGACCACGTCTTTCTCATCTCTCAATCTTCCGAAATGAACTGCCAGCGGTCATCGAGCCGCACGATAGACCAGAGATTGAACGGCACATTGTCACGGCGACACTGAACAAATCCTGCGCTGCCGCCCGGATTCGGATGGGTCCAGAGACAAACAATACCGTCGTGCGAAAGCTCCGCGCTTCGAATGGTGAAAAGACCAGCACGTAGTGGCGTAGGGAGATGCTCTCCGGTGCGAACACGCTGGGCAACAGCGTCAAAAGCGTCACGCGACAGAGCATAAGTGACTCGCAGCGGCCAGTGGGTCACCGCAACCGAAATGATGACCGCAAGGCACATAACGGGGGCGGTGAGTGCGGGCGACGTGGCTCGCTGTGTGTGACGCCTGTAACCAATCAAGAGTGAACCGACGATGATGGTCGCTGCCGAAAGGACGATGGCAAGGAGCACCACACCGATCTGCTCGATGCCACCTGCTGAACCGAGAATGCCAGCGACCGCAAACAAACCGCACAGGCTGATCAGTGCTGCATCTATGTGGTGTCTTTTCATAGCGCGTGCGAGTGGTCTAGACCTTATAGCTTGTGAAAGAATTGGCGGGCGTCTGTTTGACTTCTAGCGTGGGTTGCCCCGTGGATGCGGGACCGATCCACCTGTATAGAAGTTCCGAAGAACTGTTCATTAAACAAGAAAGGAAACATACACCCATGAAATCTGCCGAAATATTCTTCACCTCGGTTGGGACGTCCATAAAGAAACCATCGCTGTTTCCCTCGTGCGCGAACTACCACGCCGCCTGCCTCCCGCTCTTCCACCACAACTACAATTTCCACCG
Encoded here:
- a CDS encoding pyridoxal 5'-phosphate synthase; the encoded protein is VCVVGAVTRLSREESGAYFKSRPRGAQLAAWASDQHGAVPDRATLERQFRECAAKFPGDDVPLPPYWGGYVLAPDEIQFWQGRPNRLHDRFRYLKQSGGPWRIDRLAP
- a CDS encoding glucosamine-6-phosphate isomerase, which codes for MGRKLSSIAPDWWDYTTLDDELVQAAARLTPERMLRLSRPGFKVVFYDTLEEFYLAEALEYIGAWKRSTEDNPVGICGPIGPTEQLPLVARLVNELGLNIRSAHFWGMDEWFHDGREVSVTHPLSFERADRELCFGRIRKELRMPDANLHFPKADTRAYRQSWEADVRCAVMQGGQGDVKHWAFNDPLPRRGKYKNQPPSPAEYRRLATRVVDLHPLTIAQNARTSGGGNISLVPTRAISVGPVETWKAEKVSIWHAGKHDNPFGQRLTTFMISQRIADSSVPMSLLADHPNVQFNFYRGGIGACDVEMH
- a CDS encoding PIG-L family deacetylase, which gives rise to MKSAIAIGAHPDDIEFYMAGTLLLLKRAGWEIHYLNIASGNCGSVKWNSAKTRGVRRREAREAAKLLGAQWHPPLCDDLEIVYEVALLRRLAAIVRAVKPAVVLTHSPQDYMEDHTNTCRLAVTAAFARGMPNFKTVPARKHFEGEVVVYHAMPHGLRDGMRRRVVPQMFVNTSAVHTMKRAALACHRSQKEWLDVSQGMDSYLKAMDEMSLAVGRMSKRFKHAEGWRRHSHLGFSTREANPLVQQLGKIRLLDTTYTHSLR
- a CDS encoding Gfo/Idh/MocA family oxidoreductase codes for the protein MKKYNVGIIGYGWVATAHIAAISATQQAQVTAIYSSRALDSSDLSAKWGGQVTAYDDLDAMLADESIHAVSVCSYPQQHAAHVIAAARAGKHIIVEKPLALSWKDCQAMAAAVKKAGVKTCVCFECRYSSQFLATKAVIDRGLLGKLHYGEVDYYHGIGPWYGQFRWNTRKDAGGSALLTAGCHALDALLLCMGSDVVEVSSYDTKSGSRIFAPYEYTTTSVTILRFKNGAVGKCAAVVDCLQPYYFHTHLVGSEGSLLDNKFHSMKLGGLNKNKWSELSMRMLDSGDVSDHPYQTQFQAFFDALGAGREMPLTSLADALVSHKIIFAADKSAATGKPARL